In Chitinophagaceae bacterium, the genomic window CATTTAAACTGATGGATTTAATTGGGTTAGATATCAACCTTGCTGTTTCCCAATCTTTATTTGAAGCCTTTAACCATGCACCCAGATTTACGCCTTCACCACTTCAACTGGAAAAAGTGAAAAATAATGAACTGGGCAGAAAAACAGGAAAAGGATTTTACACTTATAAATAAGTACTGCCGGGCAAAGCAAATAGCGTAACTAATCACCCAATTTTTTTCTTTACCTTATGCTGAAAAATTTACTTTTCTTCTTTTTTACTTCACTAGTTACCAATAATACATTTGCGCAAAATACAGATGAAATATACACATCAGATATTGATAATTTTTGGATAGCTTACGATAGTGTAAAGTCAACTACGGATACGGCAAAGCAAATATTTTTTATACAGGCTTTATATCTTAACAAAGCCAGTGATGGCCTTAAAGATTTTATGAAATTACGCAGGCACTCGGCCAAAATTCATTTACATAATATTATGAATTATCCCAAATTTTGGGAGTCGGTAAGGAAAAATACCTTACAAATAAAAAATCACTTCGGCGATATTGGAGCCTTATTAGCAAGGTTAAAAAAAATATACCGTTATTATAAACCCGTAAAAATTTACTTTACCATTGGTGTTTTAAATTCCGGGGGCACTGTAAGCAGGAGAAATATTTTAATTGGCGCCGAAATAGCCTGTGCAGATAAAGAAACCAATTCAAGCGAATTAAACCCATGGCTGCAAAAAGTATTTACAACAAAAGGATCCGTAACGGCAATGGTTGCCCATGAAATTAGCCATACACAGCAACAGAATGGCAATAGTGGAAACTTGCTGGAACAAAGTATTAAAGAAGGCGCCTGTGATTTTATAGCAGAACAAATTTACAAACCTGTTTCTTCTTCTTATATGGATTATGGCAACTTACACGAAAAACAACTTTGGTTCGCTTTTAAAAAAGAAATGAACGACCAGGATTTTAAAAACTGGCTTTATAACGGTAATGAGGCACCAGGCGGAGTGGCAGACCTAGGATATTTTATAGGGTACCAAATTTGCAAATCGTATTACGGCAATGCAATAAATAAAAGAAGGGCTATAAGAAAAATTATAGATTTAAAATACGGCAAAAAAGCGGCGCTTAAATTTTTAATAAAATCGCAGTACAACGAAAAGCCTAAATAGTGTGGTTGCTTTTAAAAAGCAAAAACTACATTAAAGTATTTGTCCGAAAGCCGGATAGTACTATCGGTATTTGTATTTACCTTCGGCATAAATAATTTCCACTTTTGCTTTTTGGCCGAATTTATTTTTTCTTATTTATTTGCTTAATACTGCATAAAATGGTTTTAGTTACAGGAGGCGCTGGTTTGGTAGGCAAAACGCTTATTGATACTTTATTAAAAAATGGAGAAACCGTTAAAGCAATATATAACCAATCAAAAATACCGATTACAGAAACACCGCATTTCCATCAAATACAATGCAGCATACTTGATGTTGCAGGCTTGCAGGATGCCCTTCAAAATGTAGATGAAGTTTATCATTGTGCAGGCCTGGTGTCTTTCAATAAAAAAGATACACACAAATTATTTAAAATTAATGTGGAAGGAACGGCAAATTTGGTAAATACTGCTTTGGCAGCGGCTGTTAAAAAATTGGTTCATGTAAGCTCGGTTGCTGCCCTGGGAAGAATACGGGAAAACGAAACCATTAATGAAACCATGAACTGGAGCCCGGCTACAAGCAATAGCAAATATGGCCATTCAAAATACCTGGGCGAGCTTGAAGTATGGCGGGGAATGGAAGAAGGGCTCAATGCTGTTATTGTAAACCCAACCATTATTATTGGCCCTGGAAACTGGAATAAAGGTTCTACGGCTATTTTTAAGTCGGTATACAATCAATTTCCCTGGTACAGCACTGGCACTACAGGCTTTGCAGATGTAAGAGATGTTGCCGGCGCCATGATAGCCTTAATGAAAAGCAGTATTGCTGCAGAACGATTTATTTTAAGCGGCCACAACGAAAGTTACCAGGCAGTATTTAACCTCATTGCCGATACTTTCCATAAAAAAAGACCATCAAAAAAAGTAACGCCTTTTTTGGCAAACCTTGTTGCCTTTATTGAATCAATAAAAGCCACTATTACCGGAAAAGAAGCCCTGGTAACGAAAGAAACCGCTGCCACTGCAATGGCAAAAGCAAATTTTGATAACAGCAAACTACAAAATTTTTTACCCGACTTCCAATACAGGTCATTGGAAGAAACGGTAAAATATACCTGTGATGAATTGTTGAAACTCTATGCAACAAATAAAAATATAAAAGGCCCCGTATAGGATTTTGGCAAATATTTTGCAATCCTTAACAAGCTAAAAACTATTATTGCAAAGTAAAACCAACCCATTTCGCATGTTTAGAACAACCATAATTACTTTTTTATTTTCTATACCCTTTGCATCACAGGCGCAGTTGGTTATTACCGGCAAAGTTATTGCCGGTGAAACCGGTTTGCCATTACAGGGAGCATCTGTTTTTGCGGACAATACTACGCTGGGCACAGCTACCAACGCCGACGGAAATTTTAAGCTTTATTTACCCAACGGCGGTTATGATCTTGTAGTAACATTTACCGGTTATAGCACTGCCTCTAAACGCATAAGCAGTAATGATGCCTCAGAAAAACAAAACTTTGAATTAAAGTTAAAAGAGAAAGAGCTTACCGAAGTGGCCGTGGTTGCATCATCCGAAGTAAAAGATGGCTGGCAAAAATATGGCAGCTTT contains:
- a CDS encoding NAD-dependent epimerase/dehydratase family protein, translated to MVLVTGGAGLVGKTLIDTLLKNGETVKAIYNQSKIPITETPHFHQIQCSILDVAGLQDALQNVDEVYHCAGLVSFNKKDTHKLFKINVEGTANLVNTALAAAVKKLVHVSSVAALGRIRENETINETMNWSPATSNSKYGHSKYLGELEVWRGMEEGLNAVIVNPTIIIGPGNWNKGSTAIFKSVYNQFPWYSTGTTGFADVRDVAGAMIALMKSSIAAERFILSGHNESYQAVFNLIADTFHKKRPSKKVTPFLANLVAFIESIKATITGKEALVTKETAATAMAKANFDNSKLQNFLPDFQYRSLEETVKYTCDELLKLYATNKNIKGPV